One window from the genome of ANME-2 cluster archaeon encodes:
- a CDS encoding methyltransferase domain-containing protein, protein MAGSGTTLVECRLLQRNAIGVDINPDAVMVARNRLDFPYTPLDEEYREPDIRTYVGDARALDIIPDSSIDLIATHPPYAHIIPYTRETGEGDLSNVHSIDEFAREMRQVAAESIRVLKPGKHCAILMGDARKHAHFIPITPRVLQAFLDVGFVLRENIIKLQWKMKGTRENWSGTKYNFLLIGHENLYVFRELKRDESKAIFKNSMKWW, encoded by the coding sequence ATGGCAGGCAGCGGCACCACCCTCGTCGAGTGCAGACTCCTCCAGCGCAACGCCATCGGGGTTGACATAAATCCCGATGCCGTCATGGTCGCCCGCAACAGGCTGGACTTCCCCTACACGCCCCTTGATGAAGAATACCGCGAACCCGACATACGAACATACGTCGGGGATGCCCGCGCGCTTGATATCATCCCAGACAGCTCCATCGACCTCATCGCCACCCATCCCCCCTATGCACACATCATCCCCTACACCCGTGAGACTGGCGAAGGCGACCTCTCAAACGTCCACAGCATCGATGAATTTGCCCGTGAGATGCGCCAGGTGGCTGCCGAATCCATCCGGGTCCTGAAACCGGGGAAGCATTGCGCTATATTGATGGGGGATGCCCGCAAGCATGCTCATTTCATTCCAATTACACCCAGGGTCTTGCAGGCTTTTCTTGATGTGGGATTCGTGCTGCGGGAGAATATCATCAAGTTGCAGTGGAAGATGAAAGGGACGAGGGAGAACTGGAGCGGGACAAAATACAACTTTTTGCTCATCGGGCATGAGAACCTGTATGTTTTCAGGGAACTGAAACGTGATGAGTCAAAAGCGATATTTAAGAATAGTATGAAATGGTGGTAA
- a CDS encoding ribbon-helix-helix domain-containing protein encodes MTSKLVAELDGLIKEGWYANRSEAIRDAVRNMVERKKLVRLEAAVEEDIKWGLYGD; translated from the coding sequence TTGACATCAAAACTTGTAGCTGAACTTGATGGATTGATAAAAGAAGGGTGGTATGCCAATCGTTCAGAAGCCATCAGGGATGCCGTACGTAACATGGTGGAACGTAAAAAACTGGTGAGACTTGAAGCAGCAGTTGAAGAGGACATTAAATGGGGCCTTTATGGAGATTAA
- a CDS encoding PIN domain-containing protein: MEIKVISDADPIIHLSEIGKIACFSLFSTVLVTHEVYSEVKACNLPGNDEIKSKVFEIVDLGSNKKDRVEYYSLKYDISIADATVITLAKYTGINLVLTDDLDVRDILRSQDIQPAGSIGILLRAYRVRVIPYNEAVEALENLQEISSLYVTSKLIENAKQALKEYDAGHRLK, from the coding sequence ATGGAGATTAAAGTAATTTCGGATGCCGACCCCATCATCCATTTATCTGAGATAGGCAAAATAGCGTGTTTTTCACTCTTCAGTACAGTGCTTGTGACCCATGAGGTCTACAGCGAAGTTAAAGCCTGCAACTTGCCAGGTAACGATGAGATTAAATCAAAAGTATTTGAGATCGTTGACCTTGGATCGAACAAAAAAGACCGGGTAGAATATTACTCACTTAAATATGATATTAGTATCGCCGATGCAACCGTAATAACACTGGCAAAGTATACAGGTATCAATCTCGTCCTGACCGATGATCTCGACGTAAGGGACATTCTAAGATCACAGGATATTCAACCCGCTGGTTCCATAGGCATACTTCTCAGAGCATACCGTGTGAGAGTTATACCTTATAATGAAGCAGTAGAAGCACTGGAAAACCTGCAGGAAATTTCATCTTTATATGTTACTTCAAAGCTCATTGAAAATGCTAAACAGGCGTTAAAGGAATATGATGCTGGTCACAGGTTGAAATAG
- a CDS encoding YgiT-type zinc finger protein, with amino-acid sequence MNQTIPFEKCPVCGGDLEEKQVEKLLKGGVHTAVIKVRAEVCLHCGERLYSQETVKRFEDIRTKLERKDVSSFKQIGQSYQVIA; translated from the coding sequence ATGAACCAAACAATACCGTTTGAAAAGTGTCCTGTTTGTGGCGGTGACCTCGAGGAAAAGCAAGTCGAGAAACTGCTCAAAGGAGGAGTTCACACGGCTGTAATTAAAGTAAGGGCAGAGGTTTGCCTTCATTGTGGTGAGCGTCTTTATTCGCAGGAAACTGTCAAGCGCTTTGAAGATATCAGGACAAAATTGGAGCGCAAAGACGTTTCGAGTTTTAAGCAGATAGGTCAATCGTATCAGGTCATTGCATAA
- a CDS encoding DUF4258 domain-containing protein: MEISDIKSAIHSDRIRITDHSDEEAQNDKLSYNEIFQSVLTGMIIEDYFDDKPYPSCLIYGNTYKNEPVHSVWAYNEQTKWAVLVTVYRPDPSKWENWQRRKE; encoded by the coding sequence ATGGAAATATCTGACATTAAAAGTGCCATTCATTCAGACAGAATAAGAATTACTGACCATTCTGATGAAGAGGCGCAAAATGATAAACTCTCATATAATGAAATTTTTCAATCAGTTTTAACGGGTATGATCATTGAAGATTATTTTGACGATAAACCTTATCCGAGTTGTTTGATATATGGAAATACATACAAAAATGAACCTGTTCACAGCGTCTGGGCATATAATGAACAGACAAAATGGGCTGTATTGGTAACAGTATACCGTCCTGATCCCTCGAAATGGGAAAACTGGCAAAGGAGAAAAGAATGA